The following coding sequences lie in one Candidatus Neptunochlamydia sp. REUL1 genomic window:
- a CDS encoding helix-turn-helix domain-containing protein: protein MDMENQTGELVSPRKVVSITEAARINGVTRQAIYVAIKQNKLKARKDSTRWTIDLDDLEDYRRNKYSRTKSTFDGELLFDNNKGFYSVNQAAKILGVPAQKIYYATRIGMLKATRKGAAWVIHTDDIKDYQEKYLSRRSENEAM from the coding sequence ATGGATATGGAAAACCAAACTGGAGAACTTGTGTCTCCAAGAAAAGTAGTTTCTATTACTGAAGCTGCTCGCATTAATGGTGTAACGAGACAAGCTATTTACGTTGCGATTAAGCAAAATAAGCTTAAAGCACGCAAAGACTCTACTCGTTGGACTATAGATCTAGATGATCTAGAAGATTATCGTCGCAATAAGTATTCGCGTACGAAGTCAACGTTTGATGGTGAACTCCTTTTCGATAATAATAAGGGTTTTTATTCTGTTAATCAAGCTGCAAAGATTCTCGGTGTTCCGGCGCAGAAAATCTATTATGCAACAAGAATTGGCATGCTAAAAGCTACTCGTAAAGGAGCTGCTTGGGTTATTCACACTGATGATATTAAAGATTATCAAGAGAAGTATCTAAGCCGACGTTCTGAAAACGAAGCAATGTAA
- the argS gene encoding arginine--tRNA ligase codes for MENLTTQLQDQARSVIEELFPEADSVADITQSTNPQFGHYQCNSAMKLAKALKSNPRKIAQQILEKWPKKGMIEKLEVAGPGFINITLSSEFLSKQATEVAADPRLGIQPLKEKKKVIVEFSSPNVAKELHVGHLRSTVIGESLARLFEFLGHDVLRLNHIGDWGTQFGMLITYLKEKEPDVLDGKEETDLSSLMSWYKESKKVFDADPEFKKRAQGQVVSLQGGDQEALNAWKRICEISRRGFSEIYTFLDANLTERGESFYNERLPKIVEEYEKLGIVEISDGAKCVFLEGYEIPMILQKSDGGFNYASTDAAALAQRVREEHADRIIYVVDAGQQLHFQMVFKAAVKAGIYDPEKVQVEHVPFGVVLGADGKKFKTRSGETEKLIDLLSEAVRQARVLLQERLQDGTETEINELAHILGVDAVKYADLSCHRVKDYIFSYDRMLKFEGNTAAYLLYSYVRIQGIKRKCNKDIQALFATTPIALNHPAEIALGLKLRQFGETLTHMDRDLLPNRLSDYLYDLAEKFHVFFRDCRVEGADEESSRLVLCELTARILKQGLQILGLKTMDRM; via the coding sequence ATGGAAAATTTAACAACCCAGCTCCAAGACCAAGCTAGAAGTGTGATCGAGGAATTGTTTCCTGAGGCTGATTCTGTAGCCGATATCACTCAGAGCACAAACCCTCAGTTTGGGCACTATCAGTGCAATTCCGCGATGAAGCTTGCCAAGGCTTTAAAATCCAATCCTCGAAAGATTGCACAGCAAATTCTTGAAAAGTGGCCAAAAAAGGGGATGATTGAAAAGCTTGAGGTTGCTGGCCCGGGTTTTATAAATATTACCTTGTCATCGGAGTTTCTTTCCAAGCAAGCGACAGAAGTTGCTGCGGATCCCCGTCTAGGGATACAACCTCTCAAAGAAAAGAAAAAAGTGATTGTAGAGTTTTCCTCTCCTAACGTGGCGAAAGAACTTCATGTGGGGCATCTCCGTTCTACAGTAATTGGGGAAAGCTTAGCTCGCCTGTTTGAATTTTTAGGGCATGATGTTCTTCGTCTTAACCATATTGGGGACTGGGGAACGCAGTTTGGAATGCTTATCACTTATCTGAAAGAAAAGGAGCCAGATGTTCTTGATGGAAAGGAGGAGACAGATCTTTCTTCCTTGATGAGTTGGTACAAAGAATCGAAAAAGGTATTTGATGCCGACCCAGAGTTCAAGAAACGGGCACAAGGCCAAGTAGTTAGTTTACAGGGAGGAGATCAAGAGGCCCTTAACGCATGGAAAAGGATCTGCGAAATCTCCCGTAGAGGATTTTCAGAAATTTATACATTTTTGGATGCCAACCTTACCGAGAGGGGAGAGTCCTTTTACAACGAGCGTCTTCCTAAAATTGTTGAGGAATATGAAAAATTGGGGATTGTTGAAATCTCTGATGGGGCAAAGTGTGTGTTTCTCGAAGGATATGAAATTCCTATGATTTTGCAAAAATCTGATGGAGGATTCAACTACGCTTCAACAGATGCAGCAGCCCTTGCACAACGTGTGAGAGAAGAGCATGCGGACCGAATTATTTATGTCGTCGATGCAGGACAACAACTGCATTTTCAAATGGTTTTCAAAGCAGCAGTAAAAGCGGGGATTTACGATCCTGAAAAGGTGCAAGTTGAACATGTTCCTTTTGGGGTGGTTCTTGGCGCTGATGGGAAGAAATTCAAAACGCGATCTGGAGAAACAGAAAAACTTATAGATCTTCTTTCCGAAGCAGTACGTCAAGCGCGTGTTCTCTTGCAAGAACGTCTTCAAGATGGAACAGAAACAGAAATTAATGAGCTTGCCCACATTCTTGGTGTTGACGCTGTCAAATATGCCGATCTGTCTTGTCATCGTGTTAAAGACTATATTTTTAGTTACGACCGCATGCTGAAGTTTGAAGGAAATACTGCCGCGTACCTCTTATACTCCTATGTACGCATTCAAGGAATCAAAAGAAAATGCAATAAAGACATTCAGGCTCTTTTTGCAACCACACCCATTGCCTTAAATCATCCCGCAGAGATTGCTCTGGGTTTGAAATTGCGGCAATTTGGGGAAACACTTACTCATATGGATCGCGACCTCCTTCCCAATCGCCTTTCTGACTACCTTTACGATTTAGCTGAAAAGTTTCATGTTTTTTTCCGCGACTGTCGCGTTGAAGGAGCAGATGAAGAAAGTAGTCGCCTTGTTCTCTGCGAGCTAACCGCTCGTATCCTCAAGCAAGGACTTCAAATCCTTGGCCTCAAGACAATGGATCGAATGTAA
- the gltX gene encoding glutamate--tRNA ligase, producing the protein MEVRTRIAPSPTGDPHVGTPYMSLFNLIFAKHHGGKFLLRIEDTDQSRSRPEYEESIFKSLKWLGIEWDEGPDVGGPYGPYRQSERTEIYREYCQKLLDAGHAYKCFATPEELKEMRELASKMGKRMGYDRRYRNLSAEEIQERENAGQSYVVRLKIPLTGECVYEEMTKGRITTPWSDVDDQILMKSDGFPTYHLANVVDDYLMKITHIIRGDEWTASTPKHVLLYDLFGWERPKFMHMPLLLGADGKKLSKRKNPTSVFYYKESGYLPDAFVNFLTLMGYSMPEDKEIYTLDEIIKDFSVDRVGVSGAFFDVKKLDWINQQYLINNIPEKDLWEKIKEWGFSDEKMAKVIPLIHTRIKTFGEFMELCQFLFVNHLDYSEELLCPKGTAKETSAEILQCMIWSMEAQKNWGREGFEKASREMASLFEVNHKKVIMRILFGVITGKHQGPPLFDSVSILGKDRTRARHLNGIEFLGGISNKRMSALKKKWDGRIPQPES; encoded by the coding sequence ATGGAAGTCCGCACACGTATCGCCCCCTCCCCAACTGGAGATCCACACGTAGGAACACCCTACATGTCTCTTTTTAATTTAATCTTTGCTAAGCATCATGGTGGAAAGTTTCTGCTCCGCATAGAAGACACCGATCAGTCACGAAGCCGCCCCGAATATGAAGAGAGTATTTTTAAATCTCTGAAATGGCTGGGCATTGAGTGGGATGAGGGCCCGGACGTAGGAGGACCCTATGGTCCTTATAGGCAGTCTGAGAGGACTGAGATTTACAGGGAATATTGCCAAAAGCTTCTCGATGCCGGACATGCCTATAAATGCTTTGCGACTCCTGAAGAACTTAAAGAGATGCGTGAACTTGCCTCAAAAATGGGAAAGCGCATGGGATACGACCGTCGCTATCGCAACCTGAGCGCTGAAGAAATTCAGGAAAGGGAAAACGCAGGACAATCCTATGTTGTGCGCTTAAAAATTCCACTCACTGGTGAATGTGTTTACGAAGAAATGACAAAAGGGCGGATTACAACCCCTTGGAGCGACGTTGACGATCAGATTCTCATGAAATCGGACGGTTTTCCAACCTACCACCTTGCAAATGTTGTTGACGACTATCTGATGAAAATTACACACATCATTCGAGGAGATGAATGGACAGCTTCGACACCCAAACATGTCCTTCTCTATGATCTATTTGGTTGGGAAAGACCTAAATTTATGCATATGCCTCTTCTTCTTGGTGCTGATGGAAAAAAGCTTTCAAAACGAAAGAACCCTACCTCCGTCTTTTACTACAAAGAAAGTGGTTACCTCCCGGATGCATTCGTTAACTTCCTAACTCTGATGGGTTATAGTATGCCTGAAGACAAGGAGATCTATACTCTTGATGAGATCATCAAAGATTTTTCAGTAGACCGCGTTGGTGTTTCTGGTGCATTCTTTGATGTAAAAAAACTCGATTGGATTAACCAGCAATACTTGATCAACAACATCCCTGAAAAAGATCTTTGGGAAAAGATCAAAGAGTGGGGGTTTTCTGATGAGAAGATGGCGAAAGTCATCCCCTTGATCCACACTCGGATCAAAACATTTGGGGAGTTTATGGAGCTTTGCCAATTCCTTTTTGTAAATCACTTGGATTACTCTGAAGAACTTCTCTGTCCTAAAGGAACCGCTAAAGAAACATCAGCGGAAATCCTGCAGTGCATGATCTGGAGCATGGAAGCCCAGAAAAATTGGGGACGGGAAGGTTTTGAAAAAGCCTCAAGGGAAATGGCATCCCTATTTGAAGTAAATCATAAAAAGGTGATCATGCGAATCCTTTTTGGTGTGATCACTGGAAAACATCAAGGGCCTCCTCTTTTCGATTCCGTTTCGATCTTAGGGAAAGATCGGACACGAGCACGCCATCTAAATGGCATTGAATTCCTCGGAGGAATCTCTAATAAGAGAATGTCTGCTCTGAAGAAGAAGTGGGATGGAAGGATTCCTCAGCCGGAATCATAA
- the murA gene encoding UDP-N-acetylglucosamine 1-carboxyvinyltransferase, which translates to MDSFKITGGKPLEGHVKAAGAKNAITKMLVASLLSDKKCIFTNVPDISEVETTVNLCKEIGMQVDWDRKNGWMEVVTKEIKSSYIPLNFSGANRIPILMMGSLLGRTRENIIVPTVGGCKIGQRPVDFHIMALEKLGAIVEYRTIKNEHAYFAHAPEGMTGGIVELPYPSVMATENAILAACRAKGRTTIRGAAIEPEVMDLILFLQKLGVVIYVDMDRTIYVQETTTFYEVEHKVITDRIEAASFGMAAIATRGRIFVEGAQQSHMITFLNKLRQINGGFAVKEGGIEFFYQGPLKGGLHLQTDVHPGFLTDWQQPFVVLLTQAYGSSVVHETVYENRFGYIDTLLKMGAHVERFTQCLGDRPCRFASQNYQHSLIVKGPTNFQGMDIEVPDLRAGFAYVMAALLAPEESSLAGLPYLDRGYENLEGKLQSLGANIERVMAPEHLIAT; encoded by the coding sequence ATGGATTCATTTAAGATTACCGGTGGAAAACCTCTAGAAGGGCATGTCAAGGCTGCGGGCGCAAAAAATGCGATCACGAAAATGCTTGTCGCCTCTCTACTTTCTGATAAGAAGTGCATCTTCACAAACGTTCCCGATATTTCTGAAGTAGAAACAACAGTCAATCTCTGCAAAGAAATTGGAATGCAAGTGGATTGGGATCGAAAAAATGGGTGGATGGAAGTGGTCACAAAAGAGATCAAATCCTCCTATATTCCACTAAATTTTTCAGGAGCCAATCGAATCCCCATTCTCATGATGGGATCCCTATTAGGCCGCACCCGAGAAAACATTATTGTTCCTACCGTTGGAGGATGCAAGATTGGACAGCGCCCTGTAGATTTTCACATTATGGCCTTAGAAAAGCTTGGGGCAATTGTTGAATACCGCACCATAAAAAATGAACACGCCTACTTTGCCCATGCTCCTGAAGGAATGACAGGTGGCATTGTTGAGCTGCCGTACCCCTCTGTGATGGCAACCGAAAATGCAATCCTTGCCGCATGCCGCGCAAAAGGCCGCACAACGATTCGTGGAGCCGCCATCGAACCTGAAGTCATGGACTTGATACTGTTTTTGCAAAAGCTTGGCGTTGTAATTTATGTCGATATGGATCGAACCATTTATGTCCAAGAAACAACTACCTTCTACGAGGTCGAACACAAGGTGATTACAGACCGCATTGAAGCTGCTTCCTTTGGGATGGCTGCAATTGCAACACGCGGACGGATTTTTGTAGAAGGTGCGCAGCAATCCCACATGATCACATTTCTCAATAAACTTAGACAGATCAATGGTGGCTTTGCAGTAAAAGAAGGTGGGATTGAATTCTTTTATCAAGGTCCACTCAAGGGTGGCCTCCATCTACAAACCGATGTTCACCCGGGCTTTTTGACTGACTGGCAACAGCCTTTTGTTGTCCTTCTAACCCAAGCCTATGGCAGTTCAGTTGTTCACGAGACAGTCTATGAAAACCGCTTTGGGTATATCGACACCCTTCTAAAAATGGGTGCTCATGTCGAGCGCTTTACACAATGTCTTGGGGACCGTCCTTGTCGCTTTGCCTCCCAGAACTACCAACATAGCCTGATCGTCAAAGGACCCACCAATTTCCAGGGGATGGACATCGAAGTTCCTGATCTCAGAGCAGGTTTTGCCTATGTCATGGCAGCCCTTCTTGCTCCTGAAGAAAGCTCTCTAGCAGGCCTTCCTTACCTCGATCGCGGGTATGAAAATCTTGAAGGAAAGCTCCAATCTCTCGGCGCCAACATCGAAAGAGTTATGGCACCTGAGCACCTGATTGCAACTTAG
- the ispF gene encoding 2-C-methyl-D-erythritol 2,4-cyclodiphosphate synthase: protein MRYRTGIGQDSHRFLQDGAEKRCVIAGLPFEGAPGLDADSDGDIVFHAICNAITSLTHVPILGGIAIDLCKNQGITDSRVFLDKAIETLDDQVIDHIALTIEGKRPKFQKRADDIRRSVASAVLINMDQVGITFTSGDGLTAFGRGEGMMCYCILTTVSQ, encoded by the coding sequence ATGAGATACCGTACAGGAATAGGACAAGATAGTCACCGATTTTTACAAGATGGCGCGGAAAAAAGGTGTGTCATTGCCGGACTTCCTTTCGAAGGGGCGCCAGGGCTCGATGCTGATTCCGATGGAGATATTGTGTTCCATGCCATTTGCAATGCTATTACCTCCCTGACACATGTTCCAATCCTTGGAGGAATCGCGATCGATCTTTGCAAGAATCAAGGGATAACCGATAGTCGAGTTTTTTTAGATAAAGCTATAGAAACCCTCGATGATCAAGTCATTGATCATATCGCCTTGACCATTGAGGGAAAACGCCCCAAGTTTCAAAAGCGTGCTGACGACATTCGCCGTAGTGTTGCTTCTGCTGTGTTAATTAATATGGATCAAGTGGGGATCACATTTACTTCAGGCGATGGTCTTACTGCTTTTGGGCGGGGTGAAGGAATGATGTGTTACTGCATCCTTACAACAGTATCTCAATAA
- a CDS encoding class I SAM-dependent RNA methyltransferase: MSKTSKLSTIDKIIFGGNGITRIDGCVTFVPFSAPGDQVLLKVTKKKKNYQIAQIEKIFQEGPGRRSPKCPHFEKCGGCQLQHLDYQTQLEAKKGFLQEALRIENIPINPSHSEWNYRSNLRLNLRKEGTGFKMGYIGICNHSLVEPTVCPLFSEDPKLFKDLKAGLASLSNRGVQSASLRIFNEGKGIILAFSFFPKLPEKLLSFSFAIGICYKSPRKEKHLGDTSLTKEVLGISTPFSPYGFMQNNLPLSEELYQTVVDWIGKKPQIVFDLYCGVGITSTLLKEKGHDVVGVEINRSLPACGSFKMHYGAVETILPTLKEKPDVIIVNPPRTGLSKEVRSLLDSPKILYISCMPSTLARDLEELSSRYIVKRVEGFDLFPQTTHVETVVMLEQKKSLAGDS; this comes from the coding sequence TTGTCAAAGACTTCAAAATTAAGCACGATTGATAAAATCATTTTTGGGGGAAATGGAATCACACGAATCGATGGGTGCGTTACCTTTGTCCCCTTTTCAGCTCCAGGCGACCAAGTCCTTTTAAAGGTTACAAAAAAGAAAAAAAATTATCAAATTGCTCAAATCGAAAAGATTTTCCAGGAAGGTCCAGGTCGAAGGTCTCCAAAATGTCCTCACTTTGAGAAATGTGGAGGATGCCAGCTTCAACATCTTGATTATCAAACCCAACTTGAAGCAAAGAAAGGCTTTCTTCAAGAAGCATTGCGCATAGAAAACATTCCTATTAATCCCTCCCATAGCGAATGGAACTACCGCTCAAACCTTCGCCTAAATTTAAGAAAAGAGGGCACAGGTTTCAAAATGGGTTACATAGGCATATGCAATCATTCTTTGGTTGAACCGACAGTGTGCCCTCTGTTTTCAGAAGACCCCAAGTTATTTAAAGATCTAAAGGCTGGCCTCGCCTCCCTTTCTAACAGGGGAGTTCAATCGGCCTCCCTCCGCATTTTCAATGAAGGCAAAGGGATTATCCTCGCATTTTCATTCTTTCCCAAACTCCCAGAAAAACTCCTCTCCTTTTCCTTTGCTATAGGAATATGCTACAAGTCTCCCAGAAAAGAGAAGCATCTCGGAGACACATCTTTGACAAAGGAGGTTTTGGGAATTTCTACCCCATTTTCTCCCTACGGATTTATGCAAAACAACCTTCCTCTTAGCGAAGAACTCTATCAAACAGTTGTCGATTGGATTGGAAAGAAACCCCAAATTGTTTTTGATCTTTATTGTGGCGTGGGGATTACGAGCACTCTTCTAAAAGAAAAAGGACATGATGTGGTAGGAGTTGAAATAAACCGTTCCCTTCCTGCCTGTGGCAGTTTTAAGATGCACTATGGTGCCGTAGAAACTATTCTACCTACTCTTAAAGAAAAACCTGATGTAATCATTGTAAATCCCCCACGAACGGGGCTTTCCAAGGAAGTTCGCAGCCTTCTAGACAGCCCCAAGATTCTTTATATCTCTTGCATGCCATCGACCCTTGCAAGAGACCTTGAAGAGCTATCTAGCCGCTACATTGTTAAAAGGGTAGAAGGGTTTGATCTCTTTCCTCAAACTACGCATGTTGAAACAGTCGTTATGTTAGAGCAAAAAAAATCTCTAGCTGGTGATAGCTAG
- a CDS encoding sulfite reductase has product MTEYNKDNPFPAKITERFALNKEGSTKKTYHITLDLSGSDVSYSPGDAVGIYPENPLKEVNSLLKALNQSGNEEITDPRSGATMSLKHFLKTKANLLRIPIPVLKLAGNLSLLGDENKDARLQFLNSHDLIDFFELHPPTIPLQELISYLAPLLPRFYSIASSPKISPNSIDLLVSTFTYTHGKKVHQGLGSNFLCNIADMHHTPIYTYLHPTHHFILPKDPATPIIMIGPGTGIAPYRAFLQERHSENAPGENWLIFGERNRATDYYYESFLESLEKKSFLRLDLAFSRDQSEKLYVQHLLLKNGTAVWEMLNKGAHLYICGDARHMAKDVTAALHTIVETYGGRDPKPYVKLLRKEKRLLLDVY; this is encoded by the coding sequence ATGACGGAATATAATAAAGACAACCCTTTCCCAGCGAAAATTACTGAGCGTTTTGCCCTTAATAAAGAAGGCTCCACAAAAAAAACGTACCATATAACCCTCGATCTTTCAGGTTCGGATGTCTCTTATTCTCCTGGTGATGCTGTTGGAATCTATCCTGAAAACCCTCTCAAAGAAGTCAATTCATTACTGAAAGCTCTAAACCAAAGTGGGAATGAAGAAATCACTGATCCCCGTTCCGGAGCTACAATGTCTTTGAAACATTTTTTAAAAACTAAAGCCAACCTTCTTCGAATTCCCATCCCTGTTCTAAAACTTGCAGGAAATCTCTCCCTTCTCGGAGACGAAAATAAAGACGCTAGATTGCAGTTTCTTAACTCTCATGATCTGATTGACTTTTTTGAGCTTCATCCTCCAACCATTCCTTTGCAAGAACTCATCTCCTACTTAGCTCCCCTCCTTCCTCGCTTTTATTCGATCGCTTCCTCTCCCAAAATAAGCCCTAACTCTATTGATCTTCTAGTCTCAACATTTACCTATACCCACGGAAAAAAGGTGCATCAGGGCCTTGGCTCTAACTTCCTTTGCAATATTGCAGATATGCACCACACTCCAATCTACACTTACCTCCACCCCACACATCACTTTATCCTACCGAAAGATCCTGCTACCCCTATCATTATGATTGGACCGGGAACAGGAATTGCCCCTTACCGCGCCTTCTTGCAGGAAAGACATTCAGAAAACGCCCCAGGAGAAAATTGGCTCATCTTTGGTGAACGTAATCGCGCAACAGATTATTATTACGAAAGCTTCCTTGAATCTTTAGAGAAGAAAAGCTTCCTCCGCCTAGACTTAGCATTTTCTCGTGATCAAAGCGAAAAGCTTTACGTACAACATCTGCTTCTTAAGAATGGCACTGCTGTTTGGGAAATGCTAAATAAAGGAGCTCACCTATACATTTGTGGAGATGCCCGCCACATGGCAAAAGATGTAACTGCAGCACTCCATACGATCGTGGAAACATATGGAGGCAGAGATCCAAAACCATACGTAAAGCTGCTACGCAAAGAGAAACGTCTTTTATTAGATGTTTATTGA
- the tsp gene encoding tail-specific protease Tsp: MAFKRLIISLLLFGFTIFVDAKPPELTPHATHKKAEEIFKGHVTYKELTPEIAQRSLKNYLDELDPTKTYLLADEIAKWEHPSPKLLEELVSAFKKENFAPYEEIYEVMIRSIARRSALEKKIENLPLPKDAKTTDFKDITWAKDEVELEQRLLALRALQLETAEQLEVESKDQFLQRLSKRRANREDEVLQGDKKKLQKRQSLVYFLKSFSGALDNHTVYFTPQEANQFMIQVQQRLFGIGAQLRDDLTGFTLVRLLDGGPALQGGMLKVGDKIIAVNHEPVAGMDIIEAVDLIRGPKGTAVGLSILRETGEGENKKAEKFDIEVVRDEIVLKETRFETEKIPYGNGVIAHIRLFSFYQDPNDSSASDIQAALDEIKKDHQLEGVILDLRGNAGGLLPQAVAVTGLFVQKGVVVSIKDSAGNIQHLRNFDGKITWDGPLIVLTNKSSASAAEIVAQTLKDYGRALLVGDPFTWGKGSYQTFTLDSGNVNKVNPQGEFKVTRGLYYTVSGKSPQLTGTKVDIEVPGGLTELEIGESYAKFPLENDEIPPNFIDNLSDIHPFHRGKMMRMYKKDQQPRIDLYGKHLDRLKSNSDLRISQNTNYQNFIKEVCKEEFDVDSIENYGQNDLQLEETHNIMKDLILLEKISAQHTQPSKMAAGG, translated from the coding sequence ATGGCTTTTAAACGACTGATAATAAGCTTATTACTTTTTGGGTTCACCATATTTGTGGACGCTAAACCTCCAGAATTGACCCCTCACGCAACCCACAAGAAAGCCGAAGAGATTTTCAAGGGCCATGTCACCTACAAGGAGCTAACCCCTGAAATTGCCCAAAGATCCCTTAAAAACTACCTCGATGAGCTAGACCCTACTAAAACCTATCTGTTAGCGGATGAAATAGCCAAGTGGGAGCATCCTAGTCCCAAGCTCCTTGAAGAGCTCGTAAGTGCCTTTAAAAAGGAAAATTTCGCCCCCTATGAAGAGATTTATGAAGTAATGATTCGATCAATCGCTCGACGAAGTGCTCTAGAGAAGAAAATTGAGAACCTCCCCCTTCCAAAAGACGCAAAAACCACTGATTTTAAAGATATTACGTGGGCAAAAGACGAAGTGGAGCTCGAGCAGCGCCTCCTAGCCCTTAGAGCCCTCCAGCTAGAAACCGCTGAACAGCTAGAAGTCGAGTCGAAGGATCAATTCCTTCAGCGTCTTTCGAAGCGACGCGCCAATAGAGAAGATGAAGTCCTTCAGGGAGACAAAAAGAAACTTCAGAAAAGGCAGTCGCTTGTATATTTTCTTAAGAGCTTTAGCGGAGCTCTTGATAATCATACCGTCTATTTCACCCCTCAAGAAGCGAATCAATTTATGATTCAAGTTCAGCAACGTCTCTTTGGAATTGGAGCGCAGCTTCGTGATGACCTAACAGGCTTTACACTTGTTAGGCTCCTTGACGGAGGCCCTGCTTTGCAAGGAGGCATGCTTAAAGTCGGTGACAAGATTATTGCTGTTAACCACGAGCCGGTTGCTGGAATGGATATCATCGAAGCCGTAGACTTAATTCGAGGGCCGAAAGGAACAGCCGTTGGCCTCTCGATTCTCCGTGAAACGGGCGAGGGGGAAAATAAAAAGGCTGAAAAATTTGATATTGAAGTGGTCCGAGACGAGATCGTTTTGAAGGAAACACGCTTTGAAACAGAAAAAATTCCTTACGGTAATGGGGTGATTGCTCATATTCGCCTCTTTTCATTTTATCAGGATCCAAATGACTCTTCAGCCTCAGATATTCAAGCTGCCCTTGATGAAATTAAGAAAGACCATCAGCTAGAAGGGGTCATTTTAGACCTCCGTGGGAATGCTGGAGGACTCCTTCCTCAAGCTGTCGCTGTGACAGGCCTTTTCGTTCAGAAGGGGGTTGTCGTTTCAATCAAAGATTCCGCAGGGAATATCCAACATCTCCGTAATTTTGATGGAAAAATCACGTGGGATGGCCCTCTCATTGTTTTGACAAACAAGAGCAGCGCTTCTGCAGCTGAAATTGTGGCGCAGACTCTCAAAGATTATGGACGTGCTCTCCTTGTCGGAGACCCGTTCACCTGGGGGAAAGGGTCCTACCAAACGTTTACGCTTGATTCAGGGAATGTCAATAAAGTAAATCCTCAGGGAGAATTTAAAGTCACTCGGGGCCTCTACTATACGGTTTCAGGAAAAAGCCCACAACTCACAGGGACAAAAGTAGACATCGAAGTTCCTGGAGGACTTACAGAACTTGAGATCGGAGAATCCTACGCAAAATTCCCCTTAGAAAATGATGAGATCCCTCCTAACTTTATAGACAATCTCAGCGATATCCACCCTTTTCATCGAGGAAAAATGATGCGTATGTATAAAAAAGATCAACAGCCTCGCATAGACCTCTACGGAAAGCATCTTGATCGATTAAAATCTAATTCTGATCTGAGGATCTCTCAAAATACAAACTATCAGAACTTTATAAAAGAAGTTTGCAAAGAAGAATTTGATGTAGACTCTATAGAGAACTATGGGCAAAACGACTTGCAACTCGAAGAAACGCATAATATCATGAAGGATCTAATCCTTCTTGAAAAAATTTCAGCACAACATACGCAACCCTCAAAGATGGCTGCTGGAGGGTGA
- a CDS encoding KamA family radical SAM protein, which produces METWRQIQKTNFTKIAELASFLKINSSAILKSPFPLNFPRRLAEKVEKGRLDDPLLMQFLPVHQETLKTPGFTSDPVSDRSFQKSPRLLQKYQGRALLITTSACVMNCRFCFRQNYPYEQDKDHIEEIELIRNDSTIHEVILSGGDPLSLSDERLKALIEALSGIPHLKLLRFHTRFPIGIPERITPSFLKILEETHLQVIFILHTNHPKELDQDVLSSLKKIQAPVLTQTVLLKNINDNIATLKTLFMTLISNGVIPYYLHQLDRIEQAAHFEVPIEKGKKLIDALRKELPGYAIPTYVQEVPHNTSKTPINS; this is translated from the coding sequence ATGGAAACATGGAGACAGATTCAAAAAACCAATTTTACAAAGATTGCTGAACTTGCAAGCTTTCTAAAAATCAATTCAAGCGCAATCTTAAAATCTCCATTTCCTTTGAATTTCCCGAGAAGGCTTGCTGAAAAAGTAGAAAAGGGCCGCCTTGATGACCCTCTTCTCATGCAGTTCCTGCCAGTTCACCAAGAAACCTTAAAAACACCTGGATTTACATCTGATCCTGTCTCTGACCGCTCCTTCCAAAAAAGCCCCCGCCTCCTCCAAAAATATCAGGGACGTGCTCTACTGATTACTACCAGTGCCTGTGTCATGAACTGCCGGTTCTGCTTCAGACAAAATTATCCCTATGAGCAAGACAAAGACCATATTGAAGAAATTGAGCTCATCAGAAACGATTCAACCATTCATGAAGTGATCTTAAGTGGTGGAGATCCCCTATCGCTCTCTGATGAACGCTTAAAAGCATTAATCGAAGCCCTCAGCGGAATTCCCCACCTAAAGCTCCTCCGCTTTCATACCCGCTTCCCCATCGGCATTCCTGAGAGGATTACTCCTTCTTTCTTGAAAATTCTTGAAGAAACGCATCTGCAAGTCATTTTTATTCTCCATACAAACCACCCAAAAGAGCTTGATCAAGATGTTCTTTCTTCTCTTAAGAAAATCCAAGCTCCCGTTCTCACTCAAACAGTTCTTTTGAAAAACATTAATGACAACATTGCAACTCTAAAGACGCTCTTTATGACTCTCATTTCAAATGGTGTGATTCCCTACTACCTACATCAACTTGACCGGATTGAGCAAGCTGCACATTTTGAAGTCCCCATTGAAAAGGGGAAAAAACTCATAGATGCTCTAAGAAAAGAACTTCCAGGGTACGCCATCCCAACATATGTGCAGGAAGTTCCCCACAACACTTCTAAAACTCCCATTAACTCTTAG